Proteins encoded in a region of the Gammaproteobacteria bacterium genome:
- a CDS encoding serine hydrolase domain-containing protein, translating into MLLRRFLSSLVVLVAVVCAPLYADDHLPVVAPAEVGFDAERLKRIDTFFQQKVDDGELAGIVTLVARHGRIVHHSAVGYLDVQRGIPLRTDSLFRIYSMTKAIATTALMQLYEEGRFQLQDPVSLYIPEFANLRVLRTPDGPLDETVAMVREPTVQDLLRHTAGLSHGLGTSEYDERFVGSGVFDTDTSLEEMMSLLSELPLMNQPGSQYRYSVGPDVALRLVEVLSGMRADEYLATRLFEPLAMTDTGYWVDSDNAARLGPVHWMRDGQLVPIDEEYGHPAGGVLVQPWSVNSYTVDHGFNRGSYGLLSTAEDYWKFVQAMLNGGILNGERILGPRTVDFMASNHLTEEQIFSAATGFGLGFAVVNDQGQLGFPFSEDTFYWGGAAATTFWIDPEEDLVVVGMTQHMAVPGTGALRGQLAALVYSALVD; encoded by the coding sequence ATGTTGTTGAGACGGTTTCTAAGCAGTTTAGTAGTGTTAGTCGCGGTAGTCTGCGCGCCGCTCTATGCCGACGACCACCTGCCGGTGGTTGCACCAGCAGAAGTTGGATTCGACGCTGAGCGTCTAAAGCGCATCGACACTTTTTTCCAGCAGAAAGTAGACGACGGCGAACTCGCCGGCATCGTCACACTGGTGGCGCGCCACGGCAGAATCGTACATCACAGCGCGGTGGGCTACCTGGATGTGCAGCGCGGGATTCCCCTGCGCACCGACTCCCTCTTTCGCATCTACTCCATGACCAAGGCCATTGCCACAACCGCTTTGATGCAGCTGTATGAAGAGGGCAGGTTTCAATTGCAGGATCCAGTCTCCCTGTACATTCCCGAATTCGCAAACCTGCGGGTGTTACGCACACCGGATGGCCCACTCGACGAAACCGTGGCGATGGTACGGGAGCCCACGGTGCAGGATCTGCTGCGTCATACCGCCGGCCTGTCTCATGGCCTGGGCACCAGCGAATACGATGAGCGCTTTGTAGGCTCCGGCGTATTCGATACCGATACCTCCCTTGAGGAGATGATGTCACTGCTGTCCGAGTTACCGCTGATGAACCAGCCAGGCTCACAGTACCGCTACAGCGTGGGCCCGGACGTGGCACTGCGTCTGGTGGAAGTCCTGTCCGGCATGCGCGCCGATGAATACCTGGCTACCCGGCTTTTTGAACCGCTGGCGATGACAGACACCGGCTATTGGGTGGATTCCGACAACGCGGCACGCCTCGGCCCGGTGCACTGGATGCGCGACGGCCAGCTGGTACCTATCGATGAGGAATATGGCCACCCGGCCGGTGGCGTGCTGGTGCAGCCCTGGTCGGTGAACAGCTATACCGTTGACCATGGCTTCAATCGCGGCAGCTATGGCTTGCTATCCACCGCCGAAGACTACTGGAAGTTCGTCCAGGCGATGCTGAATGGGGGCATACTTAACGGCGAACGCATTCTAGGCCCACGCACTGTCGATTTCATGGCGTCCAATCACCTCACCGAAGAACAGATCTTCAGCGCGGCAACCGGATTCGGACTGGGTTTTGCGGTGGTCAACGATCAAGGACAGCTTGGCTTTCCCTTCAGCGAAGACACTTTCTACTGGGGTGGAGCCGCTGCCACAACTTTCTGGATCGATCCCGAGGAGGATCTCGTGGTCGTCGGTATGACCCAACACATGGCGGTACCGGGAACCGGCGCCCTACGAGGTCAGCTGGCGGCATTGGTGTATAGCGCGCTGGTCGATTAG
- a CDS encoding AAA family ATPase, which translates to MTNGTLYFFCGKMGAGKTTRSKVMASEENTVLISEDDWLSTLYPDEIRTLDDYLIYSSRLKTLIAPHVTDIKVSDDTCLERIARRRIEQPERARLDAPSVFNELNRFSQEPGDLEGLDIQTIEQEGQ; encoded by the coding sequence TTGACAAACGGAACACTGTATTTTTTCTGCGGCAAGATGGGTGCCGGCAAGACAACCAGATCAAAGGTGATGGCAAGCGAGGAGAATACTGTCCTCATTTCAGAGGATGACTGGCTTTCGACACTTTATCCCGACGAAATACGAACATTGGATGACTATCTTATTTATTCATCGAGGTTGAAGACCCTTATTGCGCCACACGTAACGGATATTAAAGTGAGCGATGATACCTGCCTGGAAAGAATCGCCAGGAGGCGAATTGAACAACCGGAGCGTGCCAGGCTCGATGCTCCGTCAGTTTTTAATGAACTGAACAGATTCTCTCAGGAACCGGGTGATCTTGAAGGACTCGACATCCAGACCATAGAACAGGAAGGGCAATAG
- a CDS encoding antibiotic biosynthesis monooxygenase, protein MIVIKGRIDWQDGTPPLSALANFAQTVRERHSGNLEYQLSVDVGNSKILHLFEHWKSRGDFDAHLLSPEVAEIGKFLEGKSTIVNLSVFDVSDRSELV, encoded by the coding sequence ATGATCGTGATTAAAGGCAGGATTGATTGGCAGGACGGAACGCCGCCACTAAGTGCACTGGCTAACTTTGCTCAAACCGTACGTGAACGTCACTCGGGCAACCTGGAGTACCAGCTAAGTGTTGATGTCGGGAATTCAAAGATCCTGCATCTATTTGAACACTGGAAATCGCGTGGTGACTTCGATGCTCACCTTCTATCACCGGAAGTCGCCGAGATTGGAAAGTTCCTGGAAGGAAAATCCACTATTGTTAATTTATCAGTGTTCGATGTGTCGGATAGGTCTGAGCTCGTCTGA
- a CDS encoding TetR/AcrR family transcriptional regulator, with protein MNSRTNNDRKRAEITKLVANHLVVQGFGNSGIRSLASSAGLSNRMLLYYFESKEALIHESLMFIADGLEQELDTLLPADGVSGKQILNTLVDAGRSDAVKPLLHLFFELVGLAMRGGEPYRTLTRTLLERWQRWIEKKLRAGQKHQAPEIMARLEGHLLINLIFED; from the coding sequence GTGAACTCCCGAACAAACAACGACAGGAAACGCGCCGAGATTACGAAACTCGTTGCCAATCACCTTGTAGTGCAGGGATTTGGCAACAGCGGAATCAGGTCATTGGCATCGAGCGCAGGCTTGAGCAATCGGATGCTGCTGTACTATTTCGAAAGCAAGGAGGCTCTCATCCATGAGTCCCTCATGTTCATCGCGGACGGGCTGGAGCAGGAGTTGGACACCCTCCTGCCCGCTGATGGCGTGTCCGGAAAACAGATTCTCAACACTTTAGTCGATGCCGGTCGCAGCGATGCAGTGAAACCATTGCTCCACTTGTTCTTTGAACTGGTCGGTCTCGCCATGCGAGGCGGCGAGCCCTACAGAACTCTCACCAGAACCCTCCTCGAACGCTGGCAGCGCTGGATCGAGAAGAAACTTCGGGCGGGCCAAAAACACCAGGCGCCGGAAATTATGGCCCGCCTGGAAGGCCACCTGCTGATCAACCTGATTTTCGAGGATTAA
- a CDS encoding autotransporter assembly complex family protein yields MIRSYLIAGFRGLAKRGRLQYLCRLAAACLLLLTGTPVSAQAPALRMDGAPAPLESNIRALVALPDQACETPIRDLTRFLPDIRRQIVRAGRALGYYFLTEETYFIEEEDCWGLQVSLEPGQPVTVAAINIRVASKPELFAETLEDLPIQEGDQLNHALYERTKAELSSRAVELGFFLARFNASELRLNLQDNTAEIHIDFEPGERFTFGEIALQPLEALSEDFIRRYINFEAGSPYSASSLIELRNVLSESYYFSTVNVTPALEQAVDQGVPIQVGLELRPRRIYSTGVGVTTDIGPRVRLDYEDRYLNQRGHRFDVKSSGSPVQQMLNVSYTVPWQNPATEQLVFSSGLQREDTDTFVSRTAKLGASYSFINRWLWRQAYFLNYQHDRSTIGDTDEVTDLLIPGVSISRTRADDALYPERGWNLYAQLTGASDTLLSTDSFLQLHFGGKLINPLGPGRILFKFEGGTTVTNAIEDLPVSIQYFTGGDQTVRGYKYQSLAPLDDSGELVGGKHLLVAGIEYDFNILPSWKLAVFADAGNAFLDANNIDLQKSVGIGVRWLSPLGPVRVDLASALDDDNRLRLHLTMGPDL; encoded by the coding sequence ATGATAAGAAGCTACCTCATTGCAGGTTTCCGCGGCCTTGCGAAAAGAGGCCGACTGCAGTATCTGTGTCGGCTTGCAGCCGCCTGCCTGCTATTGCTGACCGGCACACCGGTCTCTGCCCAGGCGCCGGCGCTGCGCATGGACGGCGCACCTGCGCCACTTGAATCCAATATTCGTGCGCTGGTGGCGCTTCCTGATCAGGCCTGTGAGACCCCGATCCGGGACCTCACCAGATTTCTACCCGACATTCGCCGGCAGATAGTCAGGGCCGGGAGGGCTCTGGGCTATTACTTCCTCACTGAAGAGACTTACTTCATCGAGGAAGAAGACTGTTGGGGGCTGCAGGTTTCACTGGAACCCGGGCAGCCCGTTACTGTCGCCGCCATCAATATTCGGGTAGCGAGCAAGCCGGAACTGTTTGCCGAAACCCTGGAGGACCTTCCAATTCAAGAGGGCGATCAGCTCAACCATGCTTTGTACGAGCGAACCAAAGCAGAATTGAGTTCCCGGGCAGTGGAGCTGGGTTTCTTCCTCGCCCGCTTTAACGCCTCCGAGCTGCGCCTGAACCTGCAGGACAATACGGCGGAAATCCACATCGACTTTGAGCCTGGCGAGCGCTTCACGTTCGGGGAAATTGCTCTTCAACCCCTGGAAGCCTTGTCGGAAGATTTTATCAGGCGCTACATAAACTTTGAGGCCGGCAGCCCCTACTCGGCAAGCAGTCTGATCGAACTGCGCAATGTGCTTAGTGAAAGTTATTACTTCAGCACCGTGAATGTGACCCCCGCACTGGAGCAGGCCGTTGATCAGGGCGTACCCATCCAGGTGGGGCTGGAACTCAGGCCACGGCGCATCTATTCCACCGGCGTAGGTGTCACCACGGATATCGGGCCCCGGGTTCGTCTTGACTATGAAGACCGCTACCTTAACCAGCGCGGACACCGTTTTGACGTCAAGTCCAGCGGCTCACCCGTTCAGCAGATGCTTAATGTCAGCTACACGGTTCCCTGGCAGAATCCGGCCACCGAGCAGCTGGTTTTTTCCAGTGGCCTGCAGCGCGAAGACACCGACACCTTTGTCTCTCGAACTGCCAAGCTGGGAGCGAGCTACAGTTTTATAAACCGCTGGCTCTGGCGACAGGCCTATTTCCTGAACTATCAACATGACCGCTCCACCATCGGCGACACCGACGAGGTTACCGATCTGTTGATTCCTGGCGTCAGCATTTCGCGCACGCGAGCGGACGACGCACTGTATCCCGAGCGAGGCTGGAACCTGTATGCGCAATTGACCGGAGCTTCGGACACTCTATTGTCCACCGATTCCTTTTTGCAGCTGCACTTTGGTGGCAAACTGATTAATCCTCTGGGACCTGGCAGAATTCTGTTCAAATTTGAAGGCGGCACCACGGTCACGAACGCGATTGAGGACCTGCCCGTTTCAATCCAGTACTTTACCGGTGGCGACCAGACGGTGCGCGGCTACAAATACCAGTCTCTCGCACCACTGGATGATTCCGGTGAACTGGTTGGCGGCAAGCACTTGCTGGTGGCCGGAATCGAGTATGACTTCAATATACTGCCGAGCTGGAAACTGGCCGTGTTCGCCGACGCGGGCAACGCGTTCCTGGATGCAAACAATATCGATCTGCAGAAAAGTGTCGGCATAGGCGTGCGCTGGCTTTCGCCACTGGGACCCGTGCGGGTTGACCTCGCCTCAGCCCTCGACGACGACAACCGCCTGCGCCTGCACCTGACCATGGGGCCAGACCTGTGA
- a CDS encoding translocation/assembly module TamB domain-containing protein, translated as MNWRALQIRKLAVGLSLFLLALLLTVLSVISLALGTQRGSSWVLSRAVEQLNNLPGQQLTLGETAGTLARGLQLREVHYRSDTLQVSVAQIDIDWNLLALLSRRVSVSMLRLSDTRLEFTPAESSSPPGRQPGDPLLTFNPLPVTLEFDQVSLDRFQYRQTGQELQLESVTFSVALAGQELNVSDLALTSELADLTGDLSLSLSGYLPLQVNLDWQYHPHIFPDSGPAAGSLILGGDLSELQVSHQLGEPFLLSSQGLVDVGVTDNANALSLNLTHNSDSLILPATLTGTPLTLNELSLLSRGSLDRLQISLAMDIESDLAPAASVSVEAILLEDELIVDPIAVITSSGRLDGSVTINLGSTISGALQYRLSDTAPLEHLASLREDGAEELPFEIMDLISSGAATFSIADGSVQAALQVAELSGEFGDYPFQGNGQVEYLDGSLQFDSVNLSTADNQLSVSGSLADELDFGWEINAPRLDQFMAGLTGRLIARGEVTGTLDDLSLDAAVDLSSTRFDAYAIDSLGLELSLLDGTLQGQLSVSGASLQSESRVDSIDSLTLQISGSETSHALSLRALSSYGNADLAATGGFTDLAALAWEGQLDQGTLETPIGEWRTTAATAISVTSEAIRVAENCWAQNDASICLDFSMLDRATNPVTQLRSRVNDYSLEIFNQPDSLPEESGLPPLAIPRLPEAVRVTGFVDAELALTLAQESNPAISIEVLPRAVSIDLRSTSTEESAASESAEPVTQTWLLMEPNLAASLADRRWEFTTASGLGRLNAGDGLATPAGSLDARGSLAENGNLEATVNASLGDLAWLGAFVPAATSLGGSLGAIIDLSGSLESPQLALDIQLAEGRLELAALGVDFTEINTQLKSDSNELIELSASAVSGTGDLALSGRIVTPFATTRHLEASLSGQQFTLANLPDLKLAISPELEATADSERINVSGNLTIPVLNLVLRELPEQAVDISRDAVVVAYPAEQPDLAATTASEQSSVFNIPVVADVNILLGEDVSLRAFGFTSTLAGNLNVQQRENGTNLTYGELEIVQGDYRMYGQSLQIRGGKLLFFGAMDNPALDMRATRTVGDTTVGVLMNGTLKNIRSQLFSTPALPDSDIIAILATGKPFSEIGQGEQDRDAMLGSIARLGLSRSQGLTNQVREQLGLDSLAITNTGSINNTTLTVGKYLTPDIFVRYGFGIFDHQSKLALDYFLTERFTLQAETGEYQSVDLIYRVER; from the coding sequence GTGAACTGGCGAGCCCTGCAAATCAGGAAACTGGCAGTCGGACTGTCGCTCTTTCTGCTGGCCCTGCTGCTGACAGTGTTGTCTGTCATCAGCCTGGCACTGGGTACCCAGAGAGGCAGCAGCTGGGTGCTTTCCCGCGCGGTGGAACAATTAAATAATCTGCCTGGCCAGCAGCTGACCCTTGGTGAGACAGCAGGCACCCTGGCCAGGGGGCTGCAACTGCGGGAGGTCCACTACCGCAGCGATACCCTGCAGGTATCGGTGGCGCAGATTGACATCGACTGGAATCTCCTGGCGCTGTTGTCCCGCCGGGTTTCGGTGTCGATGCTCCGGCTGTCCGATACGCGGCTGGAATTTACACCCGCAGAATCCTCCTCGCCGCCAGGCCGACAGCCCGGCGACCCCCTGCTGACCTTCAATCCGCTGCCCGTTACACTGGAGTTTGACCAGGTTTCCCTGGACCGCTTTCAGTACCGCCAGACCGGGCAGGAACTGCAACTTGAAAGTGTCACGTTCTCGGTTGCTCTGGCGGGGCAGGAACTCAACGTTTCCGACTTGGCGCTGACTTCGGAGCTTGCAGACTTAACGGGGGATCTGTCCCTATCGCTGAGCGGGTATTTACCACTGCAGGTCAATCTCGACTGGCAGTACCATCCGCACATCTTTCCGGATTCCGGGCCCGCTGCCGGTAGCCTGATCCTGGGCGGCGACCTGTCAGAACTGCAGGTTTCCCATCAACTGGGAGAGCCTTTTCTGCTGTCCAGCCAGGGACTGGTGGATGTCGGCGTCACCGACAACGCCAATGCCCTCTCGCTCAACCTGACCCACAACAGCGACTCGCTGATTTTACCGGCCACCCTTACCGGCACACCACTGACGTTAAACGAACTGAGTCTCCTGTCCCGTGGCAGCCTGGATCGACTGCAAATTTCGCTTGCCATGGACATAGAAAGTGACCTGGCGCCAGCGGCCAGCGTTTCAGTAGAGGCAATTTTACTGGAGGATGAACTGATCGTAGATCCCATTGCCGTCATCACCAGCAGCGGCAGACTCGATGGATCAGTCACTATTAATCTGGGCAGCACCATTTCGGGGGCACTGCAATACCGACTGTCGGATACCGCCCCACTGGAGCATCTGGCAAGCCTCAGGGAGGACGGCGCTGAAGAGCTGCCTTTTGAGATCATGGATCTGATCAGCAGCGGTGCGGCAACCTTCAGCATTGCAGACGGTAGTGTACAGGCAGCCCTGCAGGTAGCCGAGCTGAGTGGAGAATTCGGCGACTATCCTTTCCAGGGCAATGGCCAAGTGGAGTACCTGGATGGCAGCCTGCAATTCGACTCAGTCAATCTGTCCACGGCGGACAATCAACTCTCCGTTTCGGGCAGTCTGGCAGACGAGCTGGATTTCGGCTGGGAAATCAACGCACCGCGCCTGGATCAGTTCATGGCGGGACTGACAGGCAGGCTGATTGCCCGCGGCGAAGTGACCGGAACCCTGGATGACCTGAGCCTGGACGCGGCGGTCGATCTTAGCTCCACACGTTTCGACGCCTATGCCATCGACAGTCTTGGCCTTGAGCTGTCGCTGCTGGACGGCACGCTGCAGGGACAGCTGTCGGTGAGCGGGGCAAGCCTGCAGAGCGAGAGCCGGGTGGACAGCATTGATTCTCTGACCCTTCAGATCAGTGGCTCCGAAACCAGTCACGCACTGTCGTTGCGTGCTCTGAGCAGCTACGGTAATGCAGATCTTGCGGCGACAGGCGGCTTCACGGATCTGGCCGCACTGGCCTGGGAGGGGCAGCTGGATCAAGGCACGCTGGAGACACCGATTGGAGAATGGCGGACGACTGCCGCCACCGCCATCTCGGTGACTTCCGAAGCCATCCGCGTCGCTGAAAATTGCTGGGCACAGAATGACGCCTCGATCTGCCTGGACTTTTCCATGCTGGACCGGGCGACGAATCCTGTCACGCAGCTGCGCAGCCGCGTCAACGATTATTCCCTGGAAATTTTCAACCAGCCGGATTCCCTCCCGGAAGAATCCGGTCTCCCGCCGCTGGCCATCCCGCGACTGCCGGAAGCTGTCAGGGTAACCGGTTTTGTCGACGCGGAGCTGGCGTTGACGCTGGCACAGGAATCTAATCCTGCCATCAGCATCGAGGTGCTGCCCCGTGCGGTCTCGATCGATCTTCGTTCCACAAGCACGGAGGAATCGGCAGCGTCCGAATCTGCCGAGCCAGTTACCCAGACCTGGCTGCTGATGGAGCCGAACCTGGCTGCCAGCCTGGCGGACCGGCGCTGGGAATTTACCACTGCATCCGGGCTGGGAAGACTGAACGCTGGCGATGGGCTTGCCACGCCCGCCGGCTCTTTGGATGCCCGGGGCAGTCTGGCGGAAAACGGTAACCTGGAAGCAACCGTCAATGCCTCCCTAGGCGACCTCGCCTGGCTCGGCGCCTTTGTTCCGGCGGCGACCAGCCTCGGTGGGTCTCTGGGTGCCATAATCGATCTGAGTGGCAGCCTGGAATCGCCACAACTGGCCCTGGATATTCAGCTGGCGGAGGGCCGGCTGGAGCTGGCAGCTCTCGGGGTGGACTTCACCGAAATCAACACACAACTCAAGAGTGACAGCAACGAGTTGATCGAGTTATCGGCCAGTGCGGTTTCCGGAACGGGAGACCTGGCTCTTTCCGGACGGATAGTGACCCCGTTCGCAACAACCCGGCACCTGGAAGCGAGTCTGTCCGGCCAGCAGTTCACGCTGGCGAATCTGCCTGATCTCAAGCTGGCTATCTCTCCAGAGCTGGAAGCCACCGCCGACAGCGAACGCATCAATGTATCCGGCAATCTGACGATCCCGGTACTGAACCTTGTCCTGCGGGAACTGCCTGAGCAGGCGGTGGACATTTCCAGAGATGCCGTGGTGGTCGCTTATCCCGCTGAACAGCCCGACCTTGCGGCTACCACCGCTTCCGAGCAGAGCAGCGTTTTCAATATTCCGGTAGTCGCTGATGTAAACATCCTCCTTGGAGAGGATGTCAGCCTGAGGGCCTTCGGCTTCACCTCCACCCTGGCCGGGAATCTCAACGTCCAGCAACGGGAAAATGGCACCAACCTCACTTACGGTGAACTGGAGATCGTTCAGGGGGATTACCGCATGTACGGCCAGTCGCTTCAGATCCGGGGCGGCAAGCTGCTGTTCTTCGGCGCCATGGACAACCCGGCCCTGGACATGCGCGCAACCCGGACGGTGGGAGACACGACTGTCGGCGTGTTGATGAACGGGACCCTGAAAAACATCCGCAGTCAATTATTCTCAACGCCCGCCCTGCCGGACAGTGACATAATCGCGATTCTGGCGACCGGCAAGCCTTTCTCCGAGATCGGACAGGGCGAGCAGGACCGCGACGCTATGCTGGGATCCATAGCGCGGCTGGGGCTGAGCAGAAGCCAGGGGCTGACCAACCAGGTCAGGGAGCAGCTGGGCCTGGACTCACTGGCAATAACCAATACCGGCAGCATCAACAACACGACTCTTACGGTTGGCAAGTACCTCACCCCGGATATCTTTGTCCGCTATGGCTTCGGCATCTTCGATCACCAGTCCAAGCTGGCCCTGGACTATTTCCTGACCGAACGATTCACCCTGCAGGCAGAAACCG